One window of the Lytechinus pictus isolate F3 Inbred chromosome 5, Lp3.0, whole genome shotgun sequence genome contains the following:
- the LOC129262042 gene encoding uncharacterized protein LOC129262042 — MAVVFTLFILKGIMLLVVLHAYVTHGKSLNGLLERREECPISCTCYNHTVDCSFMNLRKVPFNIPPKTKALYLNDNVIDKLDFGLLSRLSRLEELHLQSNKLEGITEKDVEFLPQLRIVDLRDNPLVCDCSLAHVMGRTLDDTKKFNVILGDTKCVAPMQNEKRQASDVLRKLDCRHRSRRGEMQCHPRYCLNGGTCIEGNERPFCECPDSFVGQYCERPNSDVVRIFLEDITVHSVKVSWRPPHHVDVEKYFVTFREQSPAADPKHFWTREDYYIFVRLIPGSFYQVCIIGYLSEDDTLDECCKEFATQPHPSQPGPGHPDHPDHPDPHFPATESRDREDVIHKAAVILGSIIGVCAFFIICLTLVYKFRSLSNTRNLDGRSPSPPIDDENEAETEISQAPGSENDAGRGVFVVSVPAPEQPAAQPENEVLETDTAMTDPIPINRVLHALQPPSSRGQQEAPSQNTVVLYRSENRNTVEDLSRDNPSGTAPFFIVADGNHYPLDPALSHVLCSAMSRSNVPRQPLPNEPPPPYSERAEDTQLTQVSIRNRTESDHLSNVTCERNLDASSVDTIEEDK, encoded by the coding sequence ATGGCCGTGGTATTTACGCTATTTATTCTGAAGGGCATCATGCTCCTGGTCGTGCTCCATGCATATGTTACCCATGGTAAATCTCTCAATGGGTTGTTGGAGAGGAGAGAAGAATGTccaatttcatgtacatgttacAACCACACTGTCGATTGCAGCTTCATGAACCTAAGGAAAGTGCCTTTCAATATTCCCCCCAAAACAAAAGCGCTGTATCTGAACGATAACGTGATCGACAAGTTAGATTTTGGGCTTTTATCAAGACTCAGTAGGTTGGAGGAGTTGCATCTGCAAAGTAATAAACTTGAGGGAATCACAGAGAAAGATGTTGAATTCCTTCCACAGTTAAGAATTGTTGATCTGAGAGATAATCCTCTAGTGTGTGATTGCAGCCTTGCTCATGTGATGGGAAGGACGTTAGATGATACAAAAAAATTCAATGTGATATTGGGGGATACAAAATGTGTTGCACCTATGCAAAATGAGAAGAGACAAGCAAGTGATGTACTGAGAAAACTTGACTGCAGACATCGCAGTAGGAGAGGTGAAATGCAATGTCATCCAAGGTACTGTCTCAACGGTGGTACATGCATCGAAGGCAACGAAAGGCCATTTTGTGAATGCCCGGATTCTTTTGTGGGTCAATACTGTGAGAGACCAAATTCAGATGTTGTGCGCATCTTTCTAGAAGACATCACTGTTCACAGTGTGAAGGTATCATGGAGGCCACCACATCATGTTGACGTAGAGAAGTACTTTGTGACTTTCCGTGAACAAAGCCCTGCAGCCGATCCAAAACATTTTTGGACGCGAGAGGATTATTATATCTTTGTTAGACTAATTCCAGGGTCCTTTTACCAAGTGTGTATTATAGGATATTTAAGTGAAGATGATACTCTAGATGAATGTTGCAAGGAATTTGCCACACAACCTCATCCCAGTCAGCCCGGACCTGGACACCCGGACCATCCAGACCATCCTGATCCTCACTTCCCAGCTACTGAATCTAGAGACAGGGAAGATGTCATTCACAAAGCAGCTGTTATTCTAGGATCTATCATAGGTGTCTGTGCCTTTTTCATCATCTGCCTGACTCTGGTTTACAAATTCCGTTCCCTGAGCAACACCAGGAACTTGGATGGAAGATCTCCTTCCCCTCCGATTGATGACGAAAACGAGGCAGAAACAGAGATCTCTCAAGCTCCAGGCAGTGAGAACGATGCTGGTCGTGGTGTCTTTGTGGTTTCTGTTCCTGCTCCAGAACAACCAGCAGCTCAACCTGAAAATGAAGTACTTGAAACAGATACTGCAATGACAGATCCTATCCCAATTAACAGGGTCCTACATGCCCTACAGCCACCAAGTTCGCGAGGGCAGCAAGAGGCACCCTCACAAAACACTGTAGTATTATACCGTTCTGAAAACAGGAACACGGTGGAGGACCTGTCAAGGGACAACCCCTCAGGGACAGCACCCTTCTTTATTGTGGCAGATGGGAACCACTACCCTCTCGATCCAGCTCTTTCACATGTTTTATGCAGTGCAATGTCTAGAAGCAACGTTCCTAGACAACCCCTTCCCAATGAACCACCACCACCCTACTCAGAGAGAGCAGAAGATACCCAACTCACCCAAGTTTCAATCAGAAACAGGACAGAGTCTGATCATTTGTCTAATGTTACATGTGAAAGAAACCTTGATGCATCATCGGTAGACACTATAGAAGAAGACAAATAA